GCCAGCATGATGCTAGGGAGTTCACCCAAGCCCCTTTCGGTGAAATATtacactatttatacatgggtgtaattattattttatgtgtatatagtAGATGTAGAAGTCCATTCGACTTTTGTGtgtttactttttcatattttgaattccTTATTGAAAATCTTGGCTCCGCCACTAAAGAAACTCCGTGATGGACAAATTCTTGATCCATCGATGAAGCTGGGAAGATTTTTTCCGTGAAGAAATAGTTCTAGTTGTATTCTCCAAAATAGGTAGTTTTTTAATGTCAGCTGATTGAGATAAAGTGAAGAGCTTGATTTAAGGGGTTTGGAGAAGAAGTTGTGTAGAAGACCACGTTGTCGACGAAGAAGCCATAAGCTCTACATAATGCCACATTAAATCTTGGCAGAGACTCaagtagaagaagaagatacaAATATATGTAAAGGCTTGCTTATTTTACTTTACACAACAATggataaatttatataaatcgGATTCCTAGACTAATAGACACAGAGTAAATACATAGGAAACAAAATTCTAATCGAATAAGGAGACGAGTCCTAGATAGTCAAGAATCAAGAGTGTTCTTCTATACAACAGACAACAACAATGGATCATTCTTATCATAAATTTACACCACCACAATACAACAAATCACAAATGTTCTCAAGAACCAAAAAAGCGGTTTCACAAACAGGAAGCAGCTTTGCTAGCTGCACATCCATCGATCTaaaaaattgttttaaaaaaataagatggAAGAGAACAAGAGTTTCTCCCAACAGAATAATAACTAAGCATTCAGAGACAAAGATACTTCGATGTCATGTTTCAGACAGGGATGACATGACCAACTGAATGGGATCTCCGTAACGCAGCTAATGCACTTTGCTCCGTCGCTTTCTAAAATACAAAGACAAGTTAGAAGGAACTTTCAAAAAGTGTGTTTTAATATATTGTACGTGTGCTTTTAAACATACCTTGTTGGACAATGTGTTTTTCAAGACTTTGTCCATCTCCTCGAAGACAACATCGATAGTTGGACGACCTTTGCTTGATTTGGCGACACAGAGCACTGCAATTTTAAGTATGGATTCGAAATCCACACTGTTTACTTCACCTTTTAGCCATGGGTCCTCGAAGTCTTTTAGTCCCCGTTTACCCATGCTCACATCCTTTGCCTAATTAACAGTAGGTTTGGTTAATTATTACTGCTAATTTATTCTATAAGCTAAAAATACTGAGCTAGGGAGTACATACTTTTCTTGTTAGTTGGTCTCTGGCATCCAAATCAAGTTCAATCACTTTCTGGCCAGAAAGAACTTGTAAAGCTACTATGCCAAAGCTATAAATGTCACTTGCACACGTCAACTTTGCGTTACTCATATATTCTGGATCCATATAACCTATTGTCCCTCTTACATCTGTAAACACTTTGCTCTCTTCCATTCCCAACATCTTTGCCAGCCCAAAATCTGATAGCTTTGCTCCCAATTCCTCTGTTAAAAGGATATTTGTAAGCTGCACACGTCGTAATtcagagaagaaaaaaaagtaaatatatatagtGATCACAAGAAATACAATTaaagagaaatatttaattaatttactaGCTACACCTTAATATCTCTATGAACAATGCATCCATCTATGTAGCTGTGGAGATACCTCAACGCAAGTGCACAATCTCTTAAGATGTTTACCCTTTGTTCCCAACTTAGGACCCTGTCTTTCCCTAAAAGTTTTTAACACATTAATTAGTAACATTAAAAGGGTGAAAACGATGGATCTTGAAAAattactctactctactcactCAGAAGATGTTGAGCTAGATTTCCAGCAGAACAATACTCGTAGACTAAATATTGTTCACCGTCCTCAATGCAACACCCAAAGAGGCAAACAAGATTAGGATGTCTGACTCTGGAAAGATTCTCGAGTTCTCTGTTGAAAGAATCGGACGTATTACTTCTATATATTTGCTTTATAGCAACTATTTGTCCACTGGGAAGAACCCCTTTGAAAACTTGCCCTGCACTACCGCGTCCCAGGAATTTCTTCTTATCCCCATAATTTATCGCGTTCTCAATCTCAGCTTTTGAGAAAGTATATAGCCCTGGACAAGAAGCAAACATCTTTGGCTTCGAAAGAAGAAGCTTTCGTCCAGCCCTAGAGTTTCTTGTTACATACTTAACTAGAAAGATCACCATCATCATCCCAAATGTTGCTAAAATGATTGCAATCAATGCTTTCGCTAAAGAATCTGCATTTTTATTTATCCATTAGTTAGAATGAGATTATGAAACAATTAGTGCAAGCTACTTTGTCAAAATCTCATACTTACACTTGATTTTAATGTAATCTTCACTTGACTTATCTGTACAAAGAAAGACATTAGTAAGCATTGCAATTAAGAACTAGTAGAAGATAAAACTAATGTCATTACTTTCCTCACCTAAAGTATTTAATGCTGGCAAACAACTAAAGAAATCATCGATTAAAGAAGGATCGTTTAATTTTGTTGTAGCCACTGAAATGACCACAGCCACAAGACAAATAGCTCTCTCAGTTTCATTATATTTGGCATTCAACTGATTGAGGAAATGATCCCTTGCAGATTTGATGGCACTCGTGCAATCCCTGCAAGCATCGTCGAAGTTGGAGGAACTGAAACTTGAACAGTTATCCTTGACATCCTTAAAATTCTGTTCCTGCACAATACTTGTCAAAGAAAGGGTAGAACATTGGCTGCTTTGTTGATAGAAGGAAtcaaatccacatttattgatGGAAACTGAGGGCTGGTGCTTAAACGGTCCAGAGGCGCAACGTCCCCATTGATCTCCATGGAGGAAGAGGTTCCCTTGTTGAATTGCTTGTTTGGCCAATGCCTGTGAGAAGAAGTTGAGAGCATTTTGGCAGCATCTTGTGGAGGGGAAACTGTCCCATTCATGGATGATTTCTTGATCACCTGCAACGCATTCCCCGCTTGGTTTGTATGGAGATGTAGTGAAGTTCAGCCCACAATCTGCACATTTATGAACCAGACATCAAACTATGAATAGCAACAAAGCTTGGTAACTGTGTTTGGTACGAAGAAAAAGAAGCGATGGAAATTAATACCTGGGTCTTCTGGAGAAGCAGCGGCGAGATGAGCAAAAATAAGACATATTTGGATAAAGAAGAGTGCCTTGATGACTACAACAACCATCTCCCTTAACTGATGATACTTAGTAGCTAATTAACTTCTGAGTTGATCAGGATGACATTCATCCATCGGCTGCGTCGAACACCACAAGGATACAGCTTGATGACACAATCAAGAAAAGGTGAAAATTAATATTAACATATTCCTAATTACAAGTTAGTAAATATCGTTTTttcaatatacaataaaactcaTTTGGTGATCATATATATAGGATATTTTCCTCATTAGAATCGAAGAATGTTTTGAGGACAGGAgaatattctttattttattatttatcttGCATAGTTATTCTCCGCGCACAACAGCTTTGAAATGGCTCTTTGTGCATAACAATATACTTCTATATGAAATTGACATTTCCCAAGTCCAAAGACCAATCGGTGTGCCTTTATATTTTTGGAATGGAAATCTGCATTCattagaaaagaaagaagaaaaaaatttggAACAATGACACTGTAATATATGCTTGAAATTGTTCTACTTTACTTTGATTAGAAGAAAACTTCTCGAGTCATCAATTCAATTCCTCAAAATTCTTACGAAAAAGTATGTCCAAATAGAAAAGACAAGGAGGTTCAACTAGATAGAAATCGGATGTACGCGCCCATCCACATACTTATATTCTTTTTCTTGTAAGTAATAATCTTGTTCGTTTGTGATGTACGTCGTCTATCGAATTATTTAAGATGTTCAACTTGCCTCGCCTGTCACTCCTATTATGGTTGTGTTATTGTGTTATAATTGTATAATTTGAAACTACTTTTTGTAGTTTTTCTCTTTGAAGGAGTAAAGGAGGTATAAATTTTCGTTGCAATTCATACAAGTCTTGGACACAAGGACTATTCCAAATAGTCGCCCAATATTATTATTTCACCAGAAAAGTAGTTTTCGTTTTGCAACATTATATcagcaagaaaaaaaataacacccctctttttttttcttagctTTTAAGCAAGAATTGAATTCTTCATCTTAGATGAGAtgatcattaaaaaaaaaaaaaaaaggcagtccggtgcacttaagctcccgctatgcgcagggtccgggaaagggcccgaccacaagggtctgttgtacgcagccttaccttgcatttctgccagaggctgtttccaaggcttgaacccataacctcctggtcacatggcaacaactttaccagttactccaatgCTCCCCTTCAAGAGATgatcattaaaaattatttattattataaagaGTTCGGATAGAATCATATACCAATTTGTGGGGGAGGGGGGAGCATCCCtgttgtcattttatttatcgAGCCAatcaatttaaattaattaaaaaaaagtttaaagcCAAAATAAAACCATACATAT
This Solanum dulcamara chromosome 1, daSolDulc1.2, whole genome shotgun sequence DNA region includes the following protein-coding sequences:
- the LOC129887619 gene encoding probable receptor-like protein kinase At1g11050, giving the protein MVVVVIKALFFIQICLIFAHLAAASPEDPDCGLNFTTSPYKPSGECVAGDQEIIHEWDSFPSTRCCQNALNFFSQALAKQAIQQGNLFLHGDQWGRCASGPFKHQPSVSINKCGFDSFYQQSSQCSTLSLTSIVQEQNFKDVKDNCSSFSSSNFDDACRDCTSAIKSARDHFLNQLNAKYNETERAICLVAVVISVATTKLNDPSLIDDFFSCLPALNTLGEESNDINYIKIKYSLAKALIAIILATFGMMMVIFLVKYVTRNSRAGRKLLLSKPKMFASCPGLYTFSKAEIENAINYGDKKKFLGRGSAGQVFKGVLPSGQIVAIKQIYRSNTSDSFNRELENLSRVRHPNLVCLFGCCIEDGEQYLVYEYCSAGNLAQHLLRKDRVLSWEQRVNILRDCALALRYLHSYIDGCIVHRDIKLTNILLTEELGAKLSDFGLAKMLGMEESKVFTDVRGTIGYMDPEYMSNAKLTCASDIYSFGIVALQVLSGQKVIELDLDARDQLTRKAKDVSMGKRGLKDFEDPWLKGEVNSVDFESILKIAVLCVAKSSKGRPTIDVVFEEMDKVLKNTLSNKKATEQSALAALRRSHSVGHVIPV